In Methanolobus chelungpuianus, a genomic segment contains:
- the hsp20 gene encoding archaeal heat shock protein Hsp20, whose amino-acid sequence MSDKRRRRSFFEDVLDDDDFRDIEDIIEHMMERFGVDLDDLSRQPFVYGFSISQRPGEEPEINEFGSMLSPDEDRFTRPQMRVDERKPFIDVCEIDGSVHVTAELPGIEKEEIELRATEDSLNLVAVCEEQKYDESIKLPATVDPDSGKATYRNGVLEVILEKKDFGRQRPVRID is encoded by the coding sequence ATGTCAGATAAAAGAAGAAGGCGAAGTTTTTTTGAAGATGTCCTGGATGATGATGACTTCAGGGATATTGAAGATATCATCGAGCACATGATGGAAAGGTTCGGTGTTGACCTGGACGACCTTTCAAGACAGCCCTTTGTCTATGGTTTCTCCATATCGCAGCGCCCGGGTGAGGAACCGGAGATCAACGAGTTCGGCAGTATGCTCTCGCCAGATGAAGACCGTTTCACAAGACCGCAAATGCGTGTGGATGAAAGAAAGCCGTTCATAGACGTCTGCGAGATCGATGGCAGCGTCCATGTCACTGCAGAACTGCCCGGTATAGAGAAGGAGGAAATTGAGCTGCGCGCAACAGAGGATTCCCTGAACCTTGTGGCGGTCTGTGAGGAGCAGAAATATGATGAGAGCATCAAGCTTCCGGCCACTGTGGACCCGGACAGCGGAAAAGCCACTTACAGGAACGGCGTTCTTGAAGTGATCCTGGAGAAGAAAGATTTCGGCAGGCAAAGGCCGGTCCGCATAGACTGA
- a CDS encoding MEMO1 family protein: protein MRQTAVAGQFYPKNQKDLKKELSRCFRNTEVQPREIKGAVAPHAGYIYSGEVAAHAYALLPEADTYVLFGPNHTGYGSAVALSQDTWTTPLGNVETDRELGKLLAGSIVDYDEIAHRFEHSIEVQIPFLQYRFGEGFRILPICMGLQDEETAIEVGREVARAARESGKRVVFIASSDFTHYQSAERASDNDHYLIEPVIRMDIPEFYRRREERNITACGFGPIAATMAASRESGAVKASLLRYATSGDVTGDRSQVVGYAAIVFE, encoded by the coding sequence ATGAGACAGACAGCTGTTGCGGGTCAGTTCTATCCGAAGAACCAGAAGGACCTTAAGAAAGAACTTAGCAGATGCTTCAGGAACACAGAAGTTCAGCCCAGGGAGATAAAAGGCGCAGTTGCACCTCACGCAGGGTACATATACTCGGGAGAGGTTGCAGCGCATGCCTATGCCTTGCTTCCCGAAGCTGATACCTATGTGCTCTTTGGCCCGAACCATACAGGATACGGGTCTGCCGTAGCCCTTTCACAGGATACGTGGACCACACCTCTTGGGAATGTAGAGACCGACAGGGAGCTGGGAAAACTCCTTGCGGGAAGTATAGTGGACTATGACGAAATAGCCCATCGCTTCGAACACTCTATTGAAGTTCAGATACCTTTTCTTCAGTACAGGTTTGGGGAAGGCTTCAGGATACTTCCTATCTGCATGGGACTCCAGGACGAGGAAACTGCTATCGAGGTAGGAAGGGAGGTTGCGCGGGCAGCCAGAGAATCCGGTAAGAGGGTAGTCTTCATAGCATCCAGCGATTTTACGCACTACCAGTCTGCAGAAAGGGCATCCGATAACGACCACTACCTCATTGAGCCGGTCATTAGGATGGACATCCCCGAGTTCTACAGGAGAAGAGAAGAGCGCAATATCACTGCCTGTGGTTTTGGACCGATAGCAGCCACCATGGCAGCATCCCGGGAATCCGGAGCCGTCAAGGCAAGCTTGCTGAGGTATGCAACCAGCGGTGATGTCACCGGTGACAGGTCACAGGTTGTGGGATACGCTGCGATAGTCTTTGAATGA
- a CDS encoding DNA-directed RNA polymerase subunit N has translation MIPVRCFTCGKVISSSWEEFKRRVNEGEEPAKVLDHLGISRYCCRRMILSHVELVDVLAPYQ, from the coding sequence ATGATTCCAGTAAGGTGTTTCACCTGTGGAAAAGTCATCTCAAGCAGCTGGGAAGAATTCAAGAGACGTGTTAACGAGGGCGAAGAGCCTGCCAAGGTGTTAGACCACCTTGGCATTTCACGTTACTGCTGCCGCAGAATGATACTTTCCCACGTGGAACTTGTAGACGTATTGGCTCCATACCAGTAA
- a CDS encoding YgaP family membrane protein translates to MVSLKQILLKENVGGLDLVLRAFFGSLALSALALGVARNSKWKWVLALIGLTGLVSSITRHCTPYVLLGINTATPKESKGKDYIQGHETTRKDEMFQETMF, encoded by the coding sequence ATGGTAAGCCTGAAGCAAATTCTGCTTAAAGAGAACGTTGGGGGACTTGACCTGGTCCTGAGGGCATTCTTCGGGTCACTTGCGCTGTCTGCGCTTGCACTTGGAGTTGCAAGGAACAGCAAATGGAAATGGGTGCTGGCACTTATAGGCCTCACCGGCCTTGTCTCATCCATCACGCGCCACTGCACGCCCTACGTACTACTTGGGATAAACACAGCGACCCCAAAAGAGAGCAAAGGAAAGGATTATATTCAAGGGCATGAGACCACCCGGAAAGATGAGATGTTCCAGGAGACCATGTTCTGA
- a CDS encoding MFS transporter has protein sequence MTSDLRNDPRGPADQKALFPLYTITFIGTLGFGIILTFLVFLVTDYGGNALVYGLLASTYPAFQLLGAPLLGRWSDIYGRKKILLLSQLGTLAAWVIFLAALFIPATSLLDVESRLLGSFVVTLPLIVIFFARALDGLTGGNVSVANAYLADVTSEEERNKNYGRMSVASNLGYVFGPALAGALGATVYGEVLPVSAALFISVLGVLIIIFLLPEPGACMLQDHPVRKDITKVIGQEHKECNAPRQGKKLALRDVFRIENVPFMLVLYFLIFLGFNIYYTAFPIFAAVDLEWSPAELGIYFSVISAMMAFVQGPVLARLSARYTESVLIIAGGFILGLQFLLIMPGDTYLLYLAAVFFAFGNGVMWPCILSVLSKFAGSIYQGSVQGFAMSAGSLASILGLLAGGLLYTQLGTTAFLIAALIIFFVVALSFRLRWIERGN, from the coding sequence GTGACATCTGATCTCAGGAACGATCCGAGAGGCCCCGCAGATCAAAAAGCACTCTTCCCCCTGTACACCATTACGTTCATCGGGACCTTGGGATTTGGCATCATACTAACTTTTCTGGTATTCCTCGTCACGGACTACGGAGGCAACGCACTTGTGTATGGCCTGCTTGCCTCCACATATCCGGCCTTCCAGCTGCTGGGAGCTCCGCTGCTTGGACGCTGGTCGGATATCTACGGAAGAAAGAAGATCCTGCTTCTCAGCCAGCTGGGAACCCTTGCCGCATGGGTCATCTTCCTTGCGGCGTTGTTCATCCCAGCCACCAGTTTACTTGATGTCGAGTCCAGGCTGCTCGGATCATTTGTGGTAACCCTTCCTTTGATAGTCATCTTCTTTGCAAGGGCGCTTGACGGCCTTACAGGAGGGAATGTTTCCGTAGCCAACGCATACCTGGCAGACGTCACATCCGAAGAAGAAAGAAATAAGAATTACGGAAGAATGTCCGTGGCTTCGAACCTTGGATATGTCTTTGGTCCCGCGCTTGCAGGCGCCCTGGGTGCCACCGTTTACGGAGAGGTACTGCCCGTTTCAGCGGCCCTGTTCATTTCAGTCCTTGGTGTACTGATCATAATATTCCTCCTCCCCGAACCCGGAGCTTGCATGCTGCAAGATCACCCTGTCCGGAAAGATATCACGAAAGTAATTGGCCAGGAGCACAAAGAGTGTAATGCACCACGACAGGGAAAAAAGCTGGCCCTGCGGGACGTGTTCAGGATCGAGAACGTACCCTTCATGCTGGTGCTGTACTTTTTGATATTCCTGGGGTTCAATATATACTATACGGCATTTCCGATCTTCGCTGCCGTGGATCTGGAATGGAGCCCTGCCGAGCTGGGAATATACTTCTCTGTCATCAGCGCCATGATGGCCTTTGTCCAGGGACCTGTGCTTGCCAGGCTCTCTGCCAGATACACAGAATCAGTGCTTATAATCGCGGGAGGGTTCATCCTCGGATTGCAGTTTCTCCTGATAATGCCAGGGGACACATACCTGCTATATCTTGCGGCTGTTTTCTTTGCATTTGGCAACGGGGTGATGTGGCCATGCATCCTGTCGGTGCTCTCCAAATTCGCCGGCAGCATCTACCAGGGATCCGTACAGGGCTTTGCCATGAGCGCAGGCAGCCTTGCGAGCATACTGGGACTTCTTGCAGGCGGCTTGCTATATACGCAACTGGGGACCACCGCTTTCCTTATAGCTGCGCTTATCATCTTTTTTGTGGTTGCCCTGTCTTTCAGGCTCAGATGGATAGAAAGGGGAAATTAA
- the rpsB gene encoding 30S ribosomal protein S2 → MDTTEDIKFTEAKNIETTDASEEQKSTSLVPIDEYLAAGVHIGTQQKTENMMKFVYRVRTDGLYVLDIQATDERIKMAANFLSKYDPSRILVVSARQYGQFPAKMFAKAIGARSMVGRFIPGTLTNPTVEHFFEPDVIIVTDPTGDAQVIKEAVDISIPVVALCDTNNMTSDVDLVIPTNNKGRKALSLVYWLLAREIAKANGSVFNYELESFEAGV, encoded by the coding sequence ATGGATACAACTGAAGATATTAAGTTCACTGAAGCAAAAAATATAGAAACGACCGATGCAAGCGAAGAACAGAAATCAACATCATTAGTCCCCATAGATGAGTACCTTGCAGCCGGAGTACACATCGGTACCCAGCAGAAGACCGAGAACATGATGAAATTCGTGTACCGTGTAAGGACCGACGGGCTGTATGTGCTGGATATCCAGGCAACCGATGAAAGGATCAAGATGGCTGCAAACTTCCTGTCCAAGTATGACCCCTCAAGGATACTCGTAGTGTCTGCAAGGCAGTACGGCCAGTTCCCTGCAAAGATGTTCGCAAAGGCCATAGGCGCAAGATCAATGGTCGGAAGGTTCATTCCCGGAACGCTTACAAACCCTACTGTGGAACACTTCTTCGAGCCTGACGTGATCATCGTCACAGACCCCACCGGAGATGCACAGGTCATCAAGGAAGCAGTAGACATCAGCATACCGGTAGTTGCACTTTGCGACACCAACAACATGACATCAGATGTCGATCTTGTCATCCCGACAAACAACAAGGGAAGAAAGGCACTCTCACTTGTCTACTGGCTGCTGGCAAGGGAAATCGCAAAAGCCAACGGATCTGTCTTTAACTACGAGCTTGAGAGCTTCGAGGCAGGCGTCTGA
- a CDS encoding 50S ribosomal protein L13, with protein MTVIDAEGLIMGRLASVVAKKLLDGEKIDIVNADKAIISGSRASTLQEYKETITRGTREFGPYFPKRPERILKRTIRGMIPYKRVRGRDAMGRLKVYVGIPVEFRNAEIVRVAEADMNRLSSNKYLTLGEVSTKLGSKF; from the coding sequence ATGACAGTTATAGATGCAGAAGGTCTCATTATGGGAAGGCTTGCCAGCGTTGTTGCAAAGAAACTGCTTGATGGCGAGAAGATCGACATAGTGAATGCTGACAAGGCAATCATATCCGGTTCCAGGGCAAGCACCTTGCAGGAATACAAGGAGACGATCACCAGGGGCACAAGAGAGTTCGGACCTTACTTCCCCAAGAGGCCTGAAAGGATACTTAAGAGGACCATCAGGGGAATGATCCCGTACAAGCGCGTCAGAGGAAGGGACGCAATGGGACGCCTTAAGGTGTATGTTGGCATTCCTGTAGAGTTCAGGAATGCAGAGATCGTAAGGGTTGCTGAGGCAGATATGAACCGCCTGAGCTCTAACAAATACCTGACCCTTGGAGAAGTCAGCACCAAACTGGGTTCAAAGTTCTGA
- a CDS encoding sensor histidine kinase, translating to MRNNLFIASITMCILLFICLSSLLQAPFTEFSFLSDSALPPALLAYFPGGRLYLHSLILIIFLLSGVTLSQLTVQYQKAEKKVSKKDRELLILHSASSISASSHDVDEFLENILDELFFYLDAKYGFVHLIRSDADKAVLFKDLQMPVHLKKGLASIPLDHPFLIKLLEVNKLSRTRETPHVFTELPELFPEQNMDNFIVIPMIARNVVTGFFTFSLKQRLKLSEDDSYVLESLGKLAGITVENIQLLEKTTKAYEELKSLERMKDEFISNVTHELKTPLISIKGYSEIMYEGMLGDLNEKQKHGLKVIVSNSERLNRLIESLLHMNAFQFKKQHVFAPLSLADVLDNALKSLSSRIEEKGMLLGTAYEKRIHFVYGNGELLKQLFVYLIDNAVKFSPYGGRISVSACEENGNMHIEVSDNGIGIPENHLSKVFERFYQVDGSMTRNYGGNGLGLYLAKNIVEVHKGSIWIESTEGVGTKVHVLLPLYDENE from the coding sequence ATGAGAAATAATCTGTTCATTGCAAGTATTACAATGTGCATACTTCTGTTCATCTGTCTCTCATCCCTGCTGCAGGCTCCTTTCACAGAATTTTCCTTCTTGTCCGATAGTGCTCTCCCTCCCGCTCTGCTTGCATATTTTCCAGGAGGAAGACTGTACCTTCACTCTTTGATCCTCATCATATTCCTTTTATCGGGTGTCACTCTTTCCCAGCTCACGGTCCAGTACCAGAAAGCTGAAAAAAAAGTGAGCAAAAAAGACCGGGAACTATTGATACTTCACTCTGCATCCTCTATATCGGCCAGCTCCCATGATGTTGATGAATTTCTGGAGAATATCCTTGATGAGCTTTTCTTTTATCTTGATGCAAAGTACGGCTTTGTCCATCTCATAAGATCGGATGCCGATAAGGCTGTATTGTTCAAGGACCTTCAAATGCCTGTCCACCTTAAAAAGGGTCTTGCAAGTATCCCGCTTGATCATCCTTTCCTGATAAAGTTACTGGAAGTGAATAAACTTTCACGTACCCGGGAGACACCACACGTATTTACAGAGCTTCCTGAGCTTTTCCCTGAGCAGAATATGGATAACTTCATTGTGATCCCCATGATTGCAAGGAATGTGGTGACAGGCTTTTTCACATTCTCTCTGAAGCAGCGGCTAAAGCTCAGTGAGGATGACTCGTATGTGCTTGAGAGTCTTGGAAAGCTTGCCGGGATTACCGTAGAGAATATACAGCTTCTGGAGAAGACTACCAAGGCCTACGAAGAACTCAAATCACTTGAAAGAATGAAAGATGAGTTCATATCCAATGTTACTCATGAACTGAAGACTCCTCTTATCTCTATAAAGGGGTATAGTGAGATAATGTACGAAGGCATGCTGGGCGATCTGAACGAAAAGCAGAAACATGGCCTGAAGGTGATAGTCTCAAACTCCGAGCGCCTGAACCGGCTGATCGAATCGCTCCTTCACATGAATGCCTTCCAGTTCAAAAAGCAGCATGTGTTCGCTCCTCTCAGCCTGGCCGATGTATTGGATAATGCTCTGAAGAGCCTGTCCTCCAGGATCGAGGAAAAAGGGATGTTGCTCGGTACCGCCTACGAAAAGAGGATACACTTCGTCTACGGTAATGGCGAGCTGTTAAAACAGCTCTTCGTTTATCTTATAGACAACGCTGTAAAGTTCTCGCCGTATGGTGGCAGGATCAGTGTATCCGCCTGTGAGGAAAACGGAAACATGCATATAGAGGTATCGGATAACGGTATAGGGATACCTGAGAACCATCTTTCCAAAGTCTTTGAGAGATTCTATCAGGTGGATGGCTCGATGACCCGTAACTACGGAGGCAACGGCCTGGGTCTGTATCTTGCCAAGAACATAGTTGAGGTCCACAAGGGGAGTATCTGGATAGAGAGCACTGAAGGTGTCGGTACTAAGGTTCACGTGCTACTTCCACTGTACGATGAGAATGAATAG
- a CDS encoding 30S ribosomal protein S9: MTTNNKVVTSSGKKKTAIARATVKKGTGRVRINKKPLEIYDPAFIRMKIDEAVLLAGEAASGIDIDITVSGGGIMGQASAVRTAIARGIVDWTNDTELRDMYMAYDRNLLVNDSRQKETKKFGGPGARSRYQKSYR, from the coding sequence ATGACTACCAATAATAAAGTTGTAACCTCATCAGGTAAGAAGAAGACAGCAATCGCCCGCGCGACTGTTAAGAAGGGAACTGGAAGAGTGCGCATCAACAAGAAGCCACTTGAGATCTATGACCCTGCATTCATAAGGATGAAGATCGATGAGGCAGTGCTTCTTGCAGGAGAGGCGGCATCCGGCATTGATATAGATATCACTGTCAGTGGAGGCGGAATCATGGGCCAGGCAAGCGCTGTCAGAACAGCTATCGCAAGAGGCATCGTGGACTGGACCAACGACACCGAGCTCCGTGACATGTACATGGCATACGACCGCAACCTCCTGGTCAACGACTCAAGGCAGAAGGAGACCAAGAAGTTCGGCGGACCTGGTGCACGTTCCAGATATCAGAAATCATACAGGTAA
- a CDS encoding 50S ribosomal protein L18e has protein sequence MSKSTRAKITRKTNPRIPQLISDLKQGSRDNEVMVWRDIAKRLEAPRQNYAEVNLSKISRYAQENETILIPGKVLGSGLIGKAVNVAALSFSTTAKDKITGLGGKCMTIEQLLAENPKGSGVRIVQ, from the coding sequence ATGAGCAAGAGTACACGAGCTAAGATCACAAGAAAAACAAACCCAAGGATCCCGCAGCTGATCTCCGATCTGAAGCAGGGCTCCCGTGATAACGAGGTCATGGTCTGGAGAGACATCGCCAAAAGGCTTGAAGCCCCCAGGCAGAACTACGCCGAGGTCAACCTCAGTAAGATCAGCAGGTACGCACAGGAAAATGAGACTATCCTCATACCAGGCAAGGTACTTGGCTCCGGCCTTATTGGTAAAGCGGTCAACGTGGCAGCATTAAGCTTCAGCACCACCGCAAAGGACAAGATCACCGGCCTTGGTGGAAAGTGCATGACAATAGAACAGCTCCTTGCAGAGAACCCCAAGGGCTCCGGAGTAAGGATCGTACAGTAG
- a CDS encoding DUF2240 family protein encodes MDEELKMVVATPFKKKAATSLSIKDFEFTLSFDLKWMAPPLASKVRDKAIASGLLRFEGNKLVPSFETAQVEIPTGFKPSPGLLAERTVLEELISMISIMSGKNEKEAIAIINNRQEQLGDLIDIEIAGLIAAKDAGCDTAAVYEKIHAKFFHAQST; translated from the coding sequence ATGGATGAAGAACTTAAAATGGTTGTTGCAACCCCTTTTAAGAAAAAGGCAGCAACATCCCTTTCCATAAAGGATTTCGAATTCACACTTTCCTTTGACCTGAAATGGATGGCACCGCCCCTTGCTTCTAAAGTAAGGGACAAGGCCATAGCTTCCGGCCTTCTAAGGTTTGAAGGGAACAAACTGGTACCTTCTTTTGAGACCGCACAGGTGGAGATACCTACCGGGTTCAAACCTTCACCGGGGCTCCTTGCGGAAAGGACAGTCCTGGAAGAGCTCATATCAATGATCAGCATCATGAGCGGCAAAAATGAAAAGGAAGCAATAGCCATAATCAATAACAGGCAGGAGCAACTGGGCGACCTTATCGATATAGAGATCGCGGGCCTCATCGCCGCAAAGGATGCAGGATGCGACACTGCAGCTGTCTATGAGAAGATACATGCGAAATTCTTCCATGCACAGAGCACATAA
- a CDS encoding DNA-directed RNA polymerase subunit K: MNTQHYTRYEKARIIGARSLQISMGAPVLIDDPSTNSLHLAKVEFEQDVIPITVKRKI; encoded by the coding sequence TTGAACACACAACATTATACTAGATATGAAAAAGCAAGGATCATTGGAGCAAGGTCACTGCAGATATCAATGGGAGCGCCAGTGCTCATAGATGACCCAAGTACAAACTCATTACATCTTGCCAAAGTAGAATTCGAGCAGGATGTTATTCCTATCACTGTAAAGCGAAAGATATGA
- the serA gene encoding phosphoglycerate dehydrogenase: MRILVSDPLSEQGLAILGEHFTVDVLTKLSEEELIKKIADYDALVIRSGTQVTRKVIEAANKMKIIGRAGVGVDNVDVEAATEKGIIVTNAPEGNMLSAAEHTIAMMMGLARNIPQANASLKSKKWERNKFMGVEVNGKILGVIGLGRIGAEVAKRAQGLNMNILAYDPFISEEKAKELGVKLTTVHEIVKAADFITVHTPLTKETRNIIDKREFGMMKSNARIINCARGGIINEEALAEALQSGRIAGAAVDVFVNEPPFDSPLLGCDNLIATPHLGASTEEAQINVAVSVAEEIVSVLNGGVAKNAINIPSVKPDVMAVLAPYIQLAETMSKACAQLLGKNYERIEIFYQGEIAGKDTRPVTVAAVKGMLQVALGSAVNYVNANSLAKSRKVEVIESKSQTSDEFASSIKVRITKGSESQSITGTVVGNAAKIIGINEERVDLAPSGYIIVVKHVNKPNVIGPCCIVLGKNNINISGMQVGRVPIGQVTIMALNVDSEVSDAILKEMQSVEGIIDAKLIKL; encoded by the coding sequence ATGAGAATATTAGTCAGCGATCCGTTATCAGAACAGGGATTAGCAATACTTGGCGAGCATTTTACAGTAGATGTTTTAACCAAGCTCTCAGAAGAAGAGCTTATAAAAAAGATAGCTGATTACGATGCTCTCGTAATCCGCAGCGGTACACAGGTCACAAGAAAGGTCATAGAAGCTGCCAATAAAATGAAGATAATAGGCAGGGCAGGAGTAGGCGTTGACAATGTGGATGTAGAGGCTGCAACTGAGAAGGGCATCATTGTTACCAATGCACCTGAGGGCAACATGCTCTCAGCCGCAGAACATACCATTGCTATGATGATGGGGCTTGCAAGGAACATACCTCAGGCAAATGCTTCCCTGAAATCCAAAAAATGGGAGCGCAACAAGTTCATGGGTGTTGAGGTCAACGGCAAGATCCTAGGTGTCATCGGCCTGGGGCGCATCGGGGCTGAAGTTGCAAAAAGGGCGCAGGGACTAAACATGAATATCCTTGCATATGACCCCTTCATCTCGGAGGAGAAGGCAAAAGAGCTTGGGGTAAAGCTTACAACAGTCCATGAGATCGTAAAGGCGGCTGACTTCATTACCGTTCACACGCCACTCACAAAGGAGACCAGGAACATCATCGATAAAAGAGAGTTCGGGATGATGAAGAGCAATGCACGGATAATCAACTGTGCACGCGGTGGGATCATTAATGAGGAGGCTCTGGCTGAAGCACTCCAGTCCGGAAGGATAGCCGGTGCTGCAGTGGATGTGTTTGTCAACGAACCGCCCTTTGACAGCCCCCTGCTGGGATGTGATAACCTTATAGCTACTCCCCACCTCGGCGCATCCACAGAGGAAGCTCAGATCAATGTGGCAGTATCTGTTGCCGAGGAGATAGTATCCGTCCTTAATGGCGGCGTCGCCAAGAATGCCATCAATATACCCTCGGTCAAACCAGATGTCATGGCAGTGCTCGCACCTTATATCCAGCTTGCTGAGACCATGAGCAAGGCCTGTGCACAACTGCTCGGGAAGAACTATGAGAGGATAGAGATCTTCTACCAGGGGGAGATCGCAGGCAAGGATACGAGGCCGGTTACTGTGGCAGCTGTCAAGGGCATGCTTCAGGTAGCGCTCGGCTCCGCGGTAAACTATGTGAACGCGAACAGCCTCGCAAAGTCCAGGAAAGTGGAGGTCATTGAGAGCAAGTCACAGACTTCAGATGAGTTTGCCTCTTCTATCAAGGTCAGGATAACAAAGGGCAGTGAAAGCCAGTCCATCACCGGTACTGTTGTCGGAAACGCTGCCAAGATAATCGGCATCAATGAGGAGCGCGTCGACCTGGCACCATCCGGCTACATCATAGTTGTCAAGCATGTCAACAAGCCCAATGTGATAGGGCCCTGCTGCATAGTTCTGGGAAAGAACAATATCAACATATCAGGAATGCAGGTAGGAAGAGTACCCATCGGACAGGTCACTATTATGGCCCTGAATGTGGATTCCGAGGTTTCGGATGCCATTCTTAAGGAAATGCAGTCCGTTGAAGGTATCATTGATGCCAAGCTTATAAAGCTCTGA
- a CDS encoding homocysteine biosynthesis protein translates to MVKKTIHEINARIRDGSVNVVTAEEMVNIVGELGPEGASREVDVVTTGTFGAMCSSGVWFNFGHSEPPIKMQKVWMNDVEAYTGVAAVDAYMGATQLSESQGMDYGGAHVIEDLLRGKSVDVHAISHGTDCYPRKVLDTSLSLDDMNQAIMINPRNAYQKYNAATNSSKQTIHTYMGSLLPRLGNVTYSGAGVLSPLSNDPEYLTIGTGTRIFLGGAQGYIVGQGTQHASAGMFGTLMVQGDLKKMSPDYIRAANFTGYGTSLYVGMGIPIPVLDERIAQATAVRDADITTSILDYSVPSRDRPVLRKVTYEELRSGHVELEGREVATSSLSSFKRARAIASELRDWISRGDFFVSMPVERLPGNTSSHAMKETEGVSFVSDIMSVSVVTIEKDASVYKAAKIIMETAFNHLPVVSKDNVLVGIVTAWDISKAVSQNKFDLVEDIMTRKVITARGDEQVAVVARRLDQHGVSALPVVNGGNHVVGIITSDDISKLFARRH, encoded by the coding sequence ATGGTCAAAAAAACAATTCATGAAATCAACGCTAGGATCAGGGACGGAAGTGTGAACGTTGTCACTGCCGAGGAGATGGTGAACATTGTAGGTGAACTCGGCCCCGAAGGCGCTTCCCGGGAGGTCGATGTTGTCACTACAGGCACCTTCGGCGCAATGTGCTCCTCGGGTGTCTGGTTCAACTTCGGCCACTCTGAACCTCCTATCAAGATGCAGAAGGTCTGGATGAATGATGTTGAGGCATACACAGGTGTTGCAGCGGTGGACGCATACATGGGTGCCACCCAGCTCTCCGAATCACAGGGCATGGACTATGGCGGAGCGCATGTCATCGAGGATCTTTTGCGCGGCAAGTCCGTAGATGTGCATGCAATATCCCATGGGACCGACTGTTATCCCCGCAAAGTGCTTGATACTTCCCTTAGCCTGGATGACATGAATCAGGCAATTATGATCAATCCCCGCAACGCCTACCAGAAATATAATGCAGCAACCAATAGCTCCAAACAGACCATTCACACTTACATGGGCTCCCTGCTGCCAAGACTTGGCAATGTGACATATTCGGGTGCAGGTGTCCTGTCCCCACTTTCCAATGATCCGGAATACCTGACCATCGGTACGGGGACACGCATCTTCCTCGGAGGCGCTCAGGGCTATATCGTGGGACAGGGGACCCAGCATGCTTCAGCGGGCATGTTCGGCACTCTCATGGTGCAGGGCGACCTCAAGAAGATGAGCCCCGACTACATAAGAGCCGCCAATTTCACAGGCTATGGCACATCCCTGTATGTAGGAATGGGCATTCCAATCCCGGTGCTTGATGAAAGGATAGCACAGGCTACCGCGGTAAGGGATGCCGATATTACAACCAGCATCCTTGATTATTCCGTACCCAGCCGTGACCGTCCGGTCCTGCGTAAGGTGACATACGAGGAACTGCGTTCAGGCCATGTTGAGCTTGAGGGCAGGGAAGTCGCAACGTCCTCACTCTCAAGTTTCAAGAGGGCACGGGCGATAGCCTCCGAGCTCAGGGACTGGATATCCAGGGGTGATTTCTTCGTGAGCATGCCTGTGGAACGATTGCCCGGAAACACATCATCTCATGCCATGAAAGAGACCGAAGGTGTTTCTTTTGTTTCCGACATCATGTCCGTCAGCGTGGTGACAATAGAAAAGGATGCAAGTGTCTACAAAGCAGCAAAGATCATCATGGAGACAGCTTTCAATCACCTGCCGGTGGTCAGCAAGGACAATGTCCTGGTGGGTATAGTGACGGCCTGGGATATCTCAAAGGCAGTGTCCCAGAACAAGTTCGACCTTGTGGAGGACATCATGACGCGCAAGGTCATCACTGCCAGGGGGGATGAACAGGTTGCAGTTGTCGCCAGGCGTCTTGACCAGCACGGTGTCTCGGCACTCCCGGTCGTTAACGGCGGGAACCACGTGGTAGGCATTATCACAAGCGATGACATAAGCAAACTGTTTGCCAGGAGGCACTGA